A part of Anabas testudineus chromosome 7, fAnaTes1.2, whole genome shotgun sequence genomic DNA contains:
- the LOC113167651 gene encoding solute carrier family 25 member 45 yields the protein MPFLEFIAGSISGAVGLAVGHPLDTVKVRLQAQSEYKGIFHCVAKTYSNEGVRGFFRGMAFPVLTTGIINSVVFGSYSNALDYLTQSRHSDRSEGKPASAAHVFTAGCFSGLVQVLCSVPIDLVKVRLQGQTTADRYRGPIHCVAVILREEGPRGLFRGGLALALRDIPCYGLYFLPYEVTRKALTESGKQPGTFAILIAGGVAGVVTWAFANPMDVVKARLQMSGAGGREYRGVLHCIRVSIREEGGRVFFKGLLLNSLRAFPVNAVTFLSYESLMQIFCPLR from the exons ATGCCTTTTCTGGAATTCATAGCTGGAAGCATTTCAG GAGCAGTGGGCCTGGCAGTTGGCCATCCCTTAGACACTGTGAAG GTGCGTCTGCAGGCTCAGTCTGAATATAAAGGGATCTTTCACTGTGTGGCTAAAACATACTCAAATGAAGGG GTCCGTGGATTCTTCAGGGGCATGGCTTTTCCAGTGCTGACTACTGGCATCATCAACTCCGTTGTCTTTGGCTCCTACAGTAATGCCTTAGATTACCTCACTCAGTCTCGGCACAGTGACCGCAGTGAAGGCAAACCGGCCTCAGCTGCACACGTCTTCACTGCCGGCTGCTTCTCGGGGCTGGTGCAG GTGCTTTGCAGTGTACCCATTGACCTGGTGAAGGTGCGTCTGCAGGGGCAGACCACTGCTGACAGATACCGCGGACCGATTCACTGTGTGGCTGTCATCCTGAGGGAGGAAGGACCCAGGGGCCTGTTCAGAGGAGGACTGGCCCTCGCCCTGAGGGACATACCTTGTTATGGCCTCTACTTTTTGCCTTATGAAGTCACTCGAAAGGCTCTGACAGAGAGTGGCAAACAGCCAG GCACCTTTGCAATATTGATAGCAGGTGGAGTAGCAGGCGTGGTGACCTGGGCCTTCGCCAATCCCATGGATGTGGTGAAAGCCCGACTGCAGATGTCGGGGGCCGGTGGGCGGGAGTACAGGGGCGTCCTCCACTGCATCAGAGTGAGCatcagagaggagggagggagggtcTTCTTTAAAGGCCTCCTGCTGAACAGCCTGAGGGCATTTCCTGTCAACGCCGTCACCTTCCTCAGCTACGAGAGTCTGATGCAGATCTTCTGTCCACTGAGATGA
- the mad2l2 gene encoding mitotic spindle assembly checkpoint protein MAD2B, whose translation MTTITRQDLNFGQVVADILCEFLEVAIHLILYVREVYPSGIFQKRKKYNVPVQMSCHPELNQYIQDTLHCIKPLIEKNDAEKVVVVIMDKEHHPVERFVFEISQPPLLSISSDALLSHVEQLLRAFILKISVCDAVLNNNPPGCSFTVLVHTRDAATRNMEKVQVIKDFPWIVADEQEVHMQEPRLIPLKTMTSDIVKMQLYVEERAQKT comes from the exons ATGACAACTATAACAAGGCAAGACCTCAATTTTGGACAAG TGGTTGCTGACATCCTGTGTGAGTTCCTGGAGGTCGCTATTCATCTCATCCTGTATGTCCGTGAAGTTTATCCCTCTGGAATATttcagaagagaaagaaatacaacGTGCCAGTGCAG aTGTCATGTCACCCAGAGCTGAACCAGTATATCCAAGATACACTACACTGTATAAAGCCACTTATTGAGAAG aaTGATGCAGAGAAGGTAGTAGTGGTCATCATGGACAAAGAGCATCATCCAGTAGAAAGATTTGTGTTTGAGATTTCTCAACCTCCACTGCTGTCCATcag CTCTGATGCATTACTTTCACatgtggagcagctgctgagAGCATTTATACTgaagatcagtgtgtgtgatgctgttttaaataacaaCCCACCAG gATGCTCATTTACAGTCCTGGTACATACTAGAGATGCTGCCACACGCAACATGGAGAAAGTTCAAGTCATCAAG GATTTTCCATGGATTGTTGCTGATGAGCAGGAGGTCCACATGCAGGAGCCTCGACTCATCCCACTGAAGACTATGACATCAGACATAGTAAAA ATGCAGCTGTACGTTGAAGAGAGAG